The following is a genomic window from Rutidosis leptorrhynchoides isolate AG116_Rl617_1_P2 chromosome 8, CSIRO_AGI_Rlap_v1, whole genome shotgun sequence.
atggttgaatgatcgaagccgagtatgcccctttttacttggtaacctaagaattagtaaaccgatctactaattgacgcgaatcctaaagatagatctatgggcccgacgaaccccatccaaagtaccggatgctttagtacttcgaattcgttttatatcatgtccgaaggattttccggaatgataggggatattcttatatgcatcttgttaatgtcggttaccaggtgttcaatccatatgaatgatatttttgtctctatgcatgggacgtatatttatgagaactgaaaatgaaaatcttgtggtctattaaaatgatggaaatgattatttatgttaaactaatgaactcaccaaccttttggttgacactttaaatcatgtttattctcaggtatgaaagaagtcttccgctgtgaaattgctcattttaaagatattacttggaatcattcatgacatatttcaaaagatgttgcattcgagtcgtcgagttcatcaagattattatcaagtcatttatagtttagatatattatgaaatggtatgcatgccgtcaactttcaatgtattaaaagtttgtctttttaaaaacgaatgcaatgtttgtaaaatgtatcatataggggtcaagtgtctcgcgatgtaatcaactattgtgaatcgtttataatcgatgtggactttttccgaatggattaggacgggtcctttcacgaacCACACGAAAGGTAATTAGTGTTTGATGGGTAATTAGTGTTTGATGGTGATAATTACAGATTAGGAAAAAAGTTTTTAGGCGGCTAAAggtgattttttttaaatatagtgaaaagagaagaaagaaagagaagaagcactTGAAATAGCGATTATACCCTCATGTGCTTCGCACGCGTTTCTTTTTAAGGGTATATTATAACGGTTCGTTAGGTTGATAGACCAACCGCATAACTAGTGCAAACGTTAGTGACCGACCAAAAAAAATGTAGCATTCGTGCAATTTTGAACAAACGTCGGGAAGCAAGTGCCTAATTTTGTTAATAAGTAATAATTAAGTAATTTCAGGCTTTGTAGATTATGTTTACTCCTTATATATTCAAGGATCTAAAATAATTTTAAAAAAGTACTTGCCTATTTGTCTGACCAAATTATTTAATGAAAATAAGTTTTGATACATTTGAGTAATCCCTAAATCAGATGCACAAACTTATGTCatttatttatacattatatatagaaTCAAAGTAATACATGCGTGATGAAGTCATATAGTTGCTCATTGTGTGATGAAGTTCCTGATTCTGTTGCACATTTATTCTTTGAATGCCCATATTCCAGAAATGTGTGGGATATCATGAAGTCTAAGCTGCTATTTAAAGGTTTATCACATAAAATTGCTTCTGTTATTGAAGTTTTGGAGAAGTATCCTTTTAAAAAGCAGATATGGAGTGTTATTACCAGAATTGTAATAGCAGCTACTGTATATTACATTTGGCAGGAAAGAAATAGTCGAATTTTCAAAGGTATGAAAAGGGATAGTCAAGTTTTGAGTATGAAAATTCAAGAATTTATCAAAGTCAAACTGTTGACTTTAAAAGTCAAACACACGAAGAGTGTGCAGCAGGCTGGAAAGATTTGGCAGATAAGCTGGAACTGATATTGTACGTGTGGGTATTGCTCCTTAGTGTTAGCGTGTCATGAAAGATGGGACAACTTGATCTAAGGTAGCAGGGTGTTTTGGGTGCCTTAATGGGTTTAAGGTGCTCGTGTTCTTTTGTTTGTTTTGTGATTGCTGTATTTTGGTTGTTTTGGGTTAGATTCATGCTCTGCCCGTGTATTGTATTGTTAATTGTTAAGTAATATAATGCActttcaccaaaaaaaaaaaaaaaaaaaaaaaaaagtaatacaTGCGGGTgaagtagtgacttccttctaatctagggttcgaggaatgattgtctacactccacctcccTCATACTCTACAgtcgtgggattgggtattgttgttgttgttgtatatagaATTAAAAGTAATTTCTCGTACTTACTATCAAACCTTGGTTCAAGCCAGGAATTGGGTGTGAAAAATCATGGAGTATATCCTAAATCAATGGTTCGTTCAGGAAGTACAATGATAAACTACCCATTGTAAGGGAACAAGTTTTGCTATAAAAACTTTACATTCCAAATGTTgaaaattaataattaatgatttcAAAAGAATATAGAGGTCAAAGATATCGAACTTTGATGACCAATTAATCTACGCTACAAGCTAGAATAAATAAGAAGCTATTGTAGGCTAGTTGCTAACCAAAGTGGAGTGCCGTTCATTCATGTACGATAACAACATTATTCTCATACCCATCGTAGTGAACGACAGGGCGTAGAGGATCAACTCTCCAAACACCGTCAACAATGAATTTAACCTGCAAAAAAGAGAAATGGAAATGTAAGTTTTCATTTTGATGACAAAATTGATTGATAATCTTTGGTAGAGGTGGCAAGATAGACGGGCTCGGAAACAGATCAGGATGAGTTTAGAAGCACAAATTTTTTAAACAGTGATTTCAATTTCAATCGTTGGAGGACTCAAACTCAAACCAGGTAATAAAAATACAAGTTAGCCCATTTTGACCAGTTCGCCCCGTTTGACAAATTCCCCTAAAGCTTCGCATTGACAGTCATTCATAAGTGAATGAACTGATATTATCACCTTTAATATGTGTAATCACAAAATGAATTAGGGAAGATTGCTACCTCATATCTTCCTGGATACAACTTTAACGAAAAAGAGAAAACACCCGTTTGTGATCTTTCCATCTTCCTCTGTATTACATCATCATAAGTTATTATCAGTGGAGTCATATAAAAGAAATTCAATTGTATAAATGCATCAAATACATCAATGTGGTTTGATTTCTGAATGATTTAATCACCCACCTGAGTAGTCCAACCATCAAAAGATCCTGCTAAACGTACTTCAGAAGCCGAATTAGGCCAAATTATGCAGGTTGTAATAAGAACCTGTAAAGTCCTACATCCGTTATCGATTATCTTTTGTTTCGCCTCAACTACTTTACGCGCTTCACTGCAACAGAAAACTGTAAGCATATTGTATTTCACTGAAGAAAACTACCAAAATCGATATGAATAATGCTTACATAATCGATAACGACATCTTCCTCTCTAAAACTGCCAGCTCAGCACGTATTGATCTCAACCTATTTTTGGCACTCATTATCTCATTTTCTTGAAACTCCCATGTATCAGATATGTGTTGCAGCTCGCTGGACGAAGTTTGATGAGCCTGATAATTATTTCATAAGATGATCATAATTtaattattttttgtttttgtgCGATATAAAAGTGTGAACAGATCTATCACGTCTTATAGAATTTACTACATCTGGTTTCTTTCTTTCACTTTTGGACCTTAACAAGCAAAGGGATGAAGAAAGCTCGAGTTGCATTTGTTGAAGTCGAGATCTTATATAGTTTGAATCATCGTTTGAGTCCTCGTTTTCTCTTTTATTTGACTTTTCACCGAGATCTGTCTGTGCGACTGCTAAAGATGAAAACAAATAGCAATACAAGGATATTAAATAAGAGATTAATAAAAATTGAAAAAATTCGCGTATTTAACATGACTAACAAAGTATATTGCCCCAAAGATAATGAAAATTTTTAGATAAAATGATTTAGAAGGTTTTATACAGTAAACATAGAATTTGGGCAAATTTCAACAAGCAAGACACAAGTGTTTCGAAATGCATCAAACTATACCTAAATTCTATTGTGTGTATCAAAACCTTAAAATTTTCCACTTCATGTATCAAGCATTCATTTATTGCTATTGTATGCATCCGATGATATCAGTGTGTAACCACATTATCCACCACCTCTCTGGTTTAGAAGTTATATGAGGTCCACTACATACAATAGCAAATAAACAAAAAGTTTGATACATACAATGGTACTTTGGGCAATGAGATTAATACATTCTCAAACACTTAATCCTCGATATATAAACATAACATGCATATGCATATAAGTAACTACTAACTAAGTAGAAACTGCAGGCTCTGGATctatcaacatacaaaagttaaccATGACTCACCCACATCAGCAAAGACGTAATCTCGGCCCCTGTCATTGACCTTGCTCAAATCATGTGTATCGTGTCCATTTTGTCGCATACTAATACCAAAAGACGAGCTTCTATATCGTTCCAATCTATGCAGTATACCTTCTATTCCAGCATCTTCCTTAACTACAGTttctctgatttaaaaaaaaaaaaaaaaaaccctatatATCAGTTCACTCTAATGTGTGAGTCAAACATATATAGAACGTGAGTTATTAAGTCCTTTTCGTCGAATTACCAGTCAAATCACTCAACTTTTCCTGTTATTGATCAAGTTCTTACGGTTTGTTTCTTGGGTTAAAACAAGAGTGCTTTAGTCCTAAAACTTTGTTCATTTTGTGTTAATTAAAATCCACAATTTTTGTTTATTTTCTGCCCAACAAATAAAGTCTGAGTACTATTTTTTTTAGAACGGCAATTTTGGCATCGAATCCTCTAATTTGCAACCCACACACCCGTTAGGAAAAAACTCCTCGCATCCAGCGCGCAAAGCGTACCCtgaatgctttaggttaactgcttGGCCCGCACAGAGTGAAGGATACGACCAGAGGCACAACCTTGGAGAAAACTCTCCCTCCCGGGATTTGAACCTGCACCTATTTTTTTCAAGGATACGGGCCCAGAACCAACTGAGGCTTTTTACCACTCTACCAATAGTTCGGTGGTAATAAAGTCTGAGTACTTGATCTCTACAACAAAAATGTTAAGGGACTTGATCGCTTATGCAGTAAAAGTATGAAGGAAGTTCACCCACAACTTGAAATTATGAAGGGGTTAGGCTCCTAAACATGCTGACACAGGTAAAAATACGATTTAAAATAAAAAAACGGGTTAGGCTAGGGTCCAACCTGTTTTCGACCCGACATCCCATTCAAAAATACAATTAAAAAGTAAGAATTACTATATATCTTTAAAATTCAATTTCGTTTTTTCCGAAAATCACAATTCAACATATCAGGATTAACCAAAGTATTTTATAGCTGTTTATGCGATGCCTCAATTTATGATATGCCACAAAATATTCTGACTCTAACCTTTTATAATCTGTTGTGTACCTTTTCTTATTTCTGTTTGTGTCATAAACGGACTATCACGTCTAATTAAAGTGTCTAAATTAAGGTTGGACCTTTCGAGTTTCGACATGCTTAACTAAACAAGATACAATCTAGGCAAACCCGAACCAGACACAAATAGTTAGTCCTAGGTAAGTATGCAATGCGTTTAATTATTGCAAATAGAATAATAAGATCTTACATTGATCCGGCAGAGGGTGATACAAATAGTTGACATGATGAACTGTAAGAATTCAAAGAAGGGCCCAACTCATCATTGGACTGCTTAGATATAATTATATTTTCTGTATCTATATCCCTAATGTCATTAAATTCCATATTTTCACTTTCATTTTGATCATCGTTGTCCCAACCTAATGAAAGCCAGCCACCTTTACTGATAATGGCATTGACTAAATCAATTCTTCCACCTTCCAATAACTCTTTCTTGGTTGGGAAATCATTCGGGTTCTTCGAACACTTCATAAACTCCAAAATCTCATTCTCTAAATCTAATTCTACTTCATTTTCTAATGACACTGTACACAAAATCCCATTTCTTGTTCTTGGTTTCTTGAAATCTTTAAACCCTAAAAAGCTCTCTCTTTTCACCAACATTGACACAGTTGGTGAGTTAATCTTGAAATTGGTTCTAATCCCAAGTGAAGAAACAATTGAAAAGATTAAAGTATGTGCATTTGAGTTTGTAATGAGTGAAACCATGGttcaggcatttcatcaaacagttGGTGTGGGTTGGTAGGGGGGCAAATAAAACAAGATTGTGGTG
Proteins encoded in this region:
- the LOC139862952 gene encoding protein PTST homolog 2, chloroplastic-like isoform X2, with protein sequence MVSLITNSNAHTLIFSIVSSLGIRTNFKINSPTVSMLVKRESFLGFKDFKKPRTRNGILCTVSLENEVELDLENEILEFMKCSKNPNDFPTKKELLEGGRIDLVNAIISKGGWLSLGWDNDDQNESENMEFNDIRDIDTENIIISKQSNDELGPSLNSYSSSCQLFVSPSAGSIETVVKEDAGIEGILHRLERYRSSSFGISMRQNGHDTHDLSKVNDRGRDYVFADVVAQTDLGEKSNKRENEDSNDDSNYIRSRLQQMQLELSSSLCLLRSKSERKKPDVAHQTSSSELQHISDTWEFQENEIMSAKNRLRSIRAELAVLERKMSLSIIEARKVVEAKQKIIDNGCRTLQVLITTCIIWPNSASEVRLAGSFDGWTTQRKMERSQTGVFSFSLKLYPGRYEVKFIVDGVWRVDPLRPVVHYDGYENNVVIVHE
- the LOC139862952 gene encoding protein PTST homolog 2, chloroplastic-like isoform X1, with amino-acid sequence MVSLITNSNAHTLIFSIVSSLGIRTNFKINSPTVSMLVKRESFLGFKDFKKPRTRNGILCTVSLENEVELDLENEILEFMKCSKNPNDFPTKKELLEGGRIDLVNAIISKGGWLSLGWDNDDQNESENMEFNDIRDIDTENIIISKQSNDELGPSLNSYSSSCQLFVSPSAGSIETVVKEDAGIEGILHRLERYRSSSFGISMRQNGHDTHDLSKVNDRGRDYVFADVAVAQTDLGEKSNKRENEDSNDDSNYIRSRLQQMQLELSSSLCLLRSKSERKKPDVAHQTSSSELQHISDTWEFQENEIMSAKNRLRSIRAELAVLERKMSLSIIEARKVVEAKQKIIDNGCRTLQVLITTCIIWPNSASEVRLAGSFDGWTTQRKMERSQTGVFSFSLKLYPGRYEVKFIVDGVWRVDPLRPVVHYDGYENNVVIVHE
- the LOC139864743 gene encoding uncharacterized protein, whose amino-acid sequence is MKSYSCSLCDEVPDSVAHLFFECPYSRNVWDIMKSKLLFKGLSHKIASVIEVLEKYPFKKQIWSVITRIVIAATVYYIWQERNSRIFKGMKRDSQVLSMKIQEFIKVKLLTLKVKHTKSVQQAGKIWQISWN
- the LOC139862952 gene encoding protein PTST homolog 2, chloroplastic-like isoform X3, translated to MVSLITNSNAHTLIFSIVSSLGIRTNFKINSPTVSMLVKRESFLGFKDFKKPRTRNGILCTVSLENEVELDLENEILEFMKCSKNPNDFPTKKELLEGGRIDLVNAIISKGGWLSLGWDNDDQNESENMEFNDIRDIDTENIIISKQSNDELGPSLNSYSSSCQLFVSPSAGSIETVVKEDAGIEGILHRLERYRSSSFGISMRQNGHDTHDLSKVNDRGRDYVFADVAVAQTDLGEKSNKRENEDSNDDSNYIRSRLQQMQLELSSSLCLLRSKSERKKPDAHQTSSSELQHISDTWEFQENEIMSAKNRLRSIRAELAVLERKMSLSIIEARKVVEAKQKIIDNGCRTLQVLITTCIIWPNSASEVRLAGSFDGWTTQRKMERSQTGVFSFSLKLYPGRYEVKFIVDGVWRVDPLRPVVHYDGYENNVVIVHE